CTTACGTATTAATTTCCACTTAAAAAACTTCAAAAAGTCACAATTTTTCTCAGCCACGATAATTCGTATTGCGAGCAGGACAGGAGAATAACAATGGGACTCTGCATTGACTCCAGTAATATCACGTTTATCACACAAGTAAGGGCTGCCCTGAATACTCTTGTCGGCGGTGTCGGTACCGCGCTTACCTATACACAGGAGCGATACCGAACAGGGGGGCGACATGTGCTGCGAATTACAGAGGGAGTTGGTATTTTGACTGCAGCTGGCTTGAGGGCAAACAGCACCACTCTGCTACGCCGACTAATTACCAGCCGCCACGACACCAGAATTACTGAGCACCACGCTCTCGGATTTCGTCCCGACCAGTGGCTGATGGATCAGGTATGGAGCGGCTTTAAGAGCTACCTCCCACTAGTAAGCCCGGACAGAGGCTTTATGGCCAAAGTGATGAGCAGCGGCTCCAGCGGCGTTGTAATGTGGAACAATACAGCCCTGCAAACCGCCAACCTGGCCAACAACGGCACCGTGGCAATGGGTAATTGCCCAAGCTATATCACCCTGGCCCATGAATTGGTCCACGCTGACCGCTGTAATCGCGGGCGATACCTGTCGGGAAGTGCAAATTCCACTTTCCTGGCCGATGAACGCCAGGCTCCCATGGGTAGAGTGCTCCGCCAGCAAAATGCTCCCTTAACCATGGCCCGCATTGCCAATGGCGGTCTAAATATTGTTTATAACAATATAACTATCCCAAACCGCAACAACCTGATCTCAACCAGGACTAGCGGCTGGATTTGGGTAGGTGGCTCCATGGAATTGCGTGAGGAGATCGCCACTGTCGGGCTCAGTGACGATGACGGTAATGTACCTACTGACCCGCTAGCCATTAACGAAAATATGATTCGGGCTGAACATGGCGTAGCCCAACGGATGAAGTATGGCCAGATCAGAAACCTGAACTAATCTCGCGCATATGGGCCCCGCCGGCACCAAAACCTGAGGCCGGTCCACCAAAGCAAACTGACAGATATGATCTGTACCTACTGCTAGCGGTATTAACTTATTTGATTTCTCTAGCAGTAGGTTTCTTGCCTTCCCCGCTTTGCATATTGCATCCGACCACAGCATGTCGTTATGCTTTGGCGGCTAGAATCACACCTTCCCTCTGTCTGGAAGGCACACAGAACACCTTGGTCAACATACAGCCAGATCATAACCATGATTGATTATGCCCTTATAAAACACGTCCACATGACCGCCGCAGCGCTCAGTATCCTGCTGTTTACCATCAGAGTGGGATTGGAGTTCAGCCACAACACGGGCTGGCGAAATGGCCCCCTGCGCTGGGTGCCACACCTCAACGACACTTTGCTGTTAGCTGCGGCTGCCGGACTGGTGGTTCTCGGCAGCTGGAACCCGGGTACATCACCCTGGCTAGGAGCGAAAGTAGCCCTGGTATTTGGCTACATTATTGCTGGCGTCTTTGCTTTGCGCCCCAACTTTTCCAAGCCAATCAGAATCACTGCCTGTGTACTTGCCTTCCTGCAAGTAGTCGCTATTTTCTATCTGGCGATGCACAAGCCCAGCTTGTAACTGGATGGCATTGAGCACTCTTGGTATCAACCTCAAATTGGAATCAACCCCAAACATCGTGCTCAATGCCTTTTATTTTAAATTTACTCCCATTGAACACCGGCTCACGCACCCCGGAAGACAACTGACTCTCGTAATCTGCCATTACCTTAAAGGCCACACCAGACAAAAGTAAGATAGCTATAAGGTTTGCCGATGCCATAAAACCCATCGAGACATCGGCCATACGCCAAAGAAAGACAAAGTTTTCCGCACTTCCCGTATCTGCCACCCAAGCCCCAAAAAGCACGAACATTAAAAACAATAGCCGATAACATAAAATGGATGTTCGGGTATGGTAGAGGTAATAAATATTGGTCTCGCCGTAATAGTAATTACCGATAATTGATGTAAAAGCAAAAAACATCAATGCCGTAGCAATAAAACTACTTCCCCAGGTACCCACCTCGCTCGCCAGTGCGTCTTGAACCAACTCAACCCCTTCCAAATTACCGACCATAAAGACATCTGCCACCAAGATAATGGCTGCCGTGGAAGTGCAGATAATAATGGTATCGAGAAATACCGATGCCATTTGCACGTATCCCTGCACCATTGGGTGTTTTACATCTGCAGCAGCAGCGACATTGGGCGAGGAGCCAAGTCCAGCTTCATTGGAAAACAGGCCCCGCTTGATTCCATTGGCCACCGCCGCACCAAAGGCCCCCGCCCCAGCCTCCTGAAACCCGAAGGCATTTGCCAGAATTTCCAACAGCACCCCAGGTAATTCAGCAATATTGGCGACCAACACATAGAATGCTACCAACAAGTAACCTATTGCCATAAAAGGGACAACAATACCGGCAAAGCGCGCAATTGAACGAATACCGCCAAAAACAATAATCCCGGCAAAGAGCGCAATAAAAAAACCCACCCATAAAGGGCTTACACCCCAAGCCCCATACAATGCGGCAGCCATCGTATTTGACTGCACAGCATTAAAGGTAAATCCGTAACAAATCATGAGAAAAACTGAAAAAGTCAGGGACAGCCATTTCCACTGTGGTCCCAGCCCCTTTTCAATATAATAGGCAGGCCCGCCGCGAAACGCCCCGGGAACATCGCCGCGCTCTTTGTAAGTTTGCGCGAGAGTATTCTCCACCAAACTGGTAGCCATCCCCAGCAAGGCCACCAGCCACATCCAAAACACCGCTCCGGGCCCGCCAGCGGTTATAGCCACAGCCACACCAGCAATATTCCCGGTGCCGATTCTCGCAGCTGCGCTAGTGGCAAATGCCTGAAATGCGGTTACTGAATTTTCATTTTCCTTATGGATGCCACGAATCATGACTTTGACCATATGACCAAAGTGACGAAATTGTATAAAGCGAGTGCGAATAGAAAAGTAGAGCCCCGCCGGCAGCAATCCTAAAATCAAGATTCCAAGCCACCAGATGCCACCGACGCCACCCCAGGCGAGCAAGTTTGCCCACTCTATTAGGGTAGTGAAATGATCCAGAAAATCTTGCATTACCTAACCCATTAACCGCTTATAGTTATAAATGCCGCCAGCCCGCTGGTAGTAAGATTAGCAGATATATGAAAAGTTAATTTTGAGCAGAAAATGGATCTGTAAAGATATATGACAGAGTTGGCGTAGAAATTATGCCAACCTCAAAACCTTCCTATTAACCTTGGAAGGTCTCAGAGAACGATATGTTACAACACTTTAAGCACAGCTAACTGCTAATTAGACTTAACAAGCTTTAAAGAATAAGATTTAGCAACTATAGCCACTTCAAAAGACTTTCAGTAAATCATCAAGAGCTTAAGAAGAACTGAATAGTAAAAAATTCATTCAATTAAACGAGAGCTACGTTCAACCAGAGGAAGCAGATCACAAGGTCTATTTGAATATTTCAATGCACTAAGCAAGGTTACATATTGGTGAGCTTTATTAGTTATATAGACGCTTTTTCACTCACTCCTTAGAAGCCCAAACCATGATTGAGCTTAACTCCCCAAGTGCCAGGACTGCCCTTTTATCATATTAAAAACCATCTATTTATATCAAAATTCAACCGCCTCAAAAGACATAATACTGAGGGGAAATACAAAACTAGTAAAATAAAATGATAACCAGAGAAGCTGTCAAATCCATGAGCCCTATTAATGCGCTGAAGATCATTCATTAAAACGACACTCCAACACCCTCAAGCGCGAAACCACTATAAAACTGACTTAGAAGACCAAATAAATATTTCGAATAAGAGTGGAAGTACCCTCACAGATCACATTTGAATTTCCTTCAATCTTCACTTTCTTCCCGGCCATTACAGAAGAAAGCAGCATTGAATATTGGGCCGCACCAGCTTCAGACGTCAAATAACCAGTCCACTGTCCACCACCACAAGTATCGTCAGACATATCTCCATCTAGTCTGACAATAAATCTATTACCTGAGGATGAGTCTGACTCAGGCGTTTTATGTACCTGTAGAAAATTAATCTCACCCTGCTCTTCAGGAAAGTCCGCAAAAACACTAGCAGAGAAAAAAATCAAAAATAACGAAAAAAATCTCACATTAACACTCCAATAAAAAATTATTATGCTTCTATCTACAAACGGGACAAAGTTAATTGTCCCGTTTAAAAAATCAGCAATACCTATCGCAATCTAAAATTACAAAAATCAGTTTGTCAACTGTAAAACCTGACCGTTTATACGGTGCGCTTAGCTTGATTCAATTTGCCTTACAGCTGTCGCACCACCTCTAGCCTAGACATATATCACTTTTACTTTTATTAATTATCTAATCAATAGAGAAAGCAATCTAATATTACCGCCAGCTGAACAGTTTTCATCATCGATTACCAGGTTTACTTCTTTTCCTGCTGAATGAGCGGTGAGAGCAATAGAAAGGATATGATCTAAATTCGGTGCATTTTCATCTGCCTGCACCATTGAGTTAGCATCACTACAATCAAGTGGATCAGGCATCTCATCCTTTAACATTAAGTTTACCCTTTTACTTCCCCATCCAAGAGAGATTTGCTCGATGCTTGTCCATCCGGAGTATTCTGCTGCATAGCTATTAGCACTCAGCAAACCTGCCACTATAATTGCTGCTAACTGACGTTTCACTATAAATCCTTATTCCTATTTTGGAATGATAACTGTTTCATTTGTACCAGTTATAATAACTTTGCCTCATTTTTTTACAAATGAGGTAAAATCCAACTTATCTATTTTATACACAGTGAATTTGTTCAGCAACTTATACGAAAGCAAATGTTAGAACCATATTGTAATTTTATAGATTCGAACCCCCTAACCACCTAACTAAACCTTAAGGTTAATACCCACTGACAGCGACTCTTGAAAGATTACAAATTAGCCCTGCGTTTTTAAGAGAGTAATCCATTTAATCGCAGTGAAATAGAAACGTCCAAATTCCATTGCACCTTTTTGGCGGACAGCTCTGTAGAAGATCAATTGATCTACTTGCTGTTGAGGCTGACGCTTTCACGTGCCAGGCCAGTCCCGAAGGTGATCGTGCAGCACTCTTTTAAGTCCCAGGATTTGGTGGATGTATATGCCCTTGCCAGCTGTATGACCGACCCATATCACCTTTTAACCAATAGGTGTCCTGAATTTTTCGCTTACTAAATCCTACTAATTTCCACCCAATATCCTAACACTATCTGTTCTGTTTTCATCCAAACCCACCGTTTCGAGCCCCAAGTAGAACTCCCCACGATTTCATAGCGCTTAACTCTAAACCAGAAAGAAATGGCCATTAGAATAGGCATCAGAAACAAAAACCAGAGAAGGCGACCCCGTCAAATCCGCCACTCGCAAAGTCTAACTATTACCTTTAAGAAGCTTTTAACCTTATTCGATTCGCCTTACAGTAATCGTTTAAAGCAGTAGATACTTTAAACTGTATAGATACCGGAAGCCCCATACTGAAAGCAGTCAAAAGAGTACTATAAGCCGCTGAACTGTTAACCGAATTCTGCTCAATGTAAAAGCCATCGGGGCAGCCTGCATTGGGCTCTGTACTTGGCACAATCGATATCGCCCACGCATTACTACCAGAAGGCCAAACATCTAACTTCTCAATCGTATCCGTATGAGTTACCCAGTCTTCAGCTAGCGCAGATGTACTCATTAAGAGTACTGCTAACATTGCAGTTATACTTCTTCTCATCAATATATCCTAAAAATCACTATAATAAAAAGGTGAGGCTTGCGTATCATAGCGCAATTTTGCACCTCTCCTACCCGGCACTCAACAATAAATTAAGCAGAATCAACGCTTCAATTAGAGTAGCAATCATCATAAGCTTTCTGTTTTAAAAGGCAAATACATTTTATTCACCATTCTATATAACTCACACAACAATTACCTTCTGGGTAGCTTGCTGCCCAAATCAAATATTTTCACATCGTTAAATTCACACTATTAACTTCAAATAGAGCTGATGCACCAACAATTAAAGGCATCAATACTTACACCAAATTCTGAGATGAATTAACACGGAACCAAAAGAAAAACAACGAACGTATTTCCGGACATCCATCAAAGAAGCATACTTGGTTTGCGATATCCAACTACATTACGAGCACAAATCTATAGACCTCAATATCGAACAAACAATCTACTTATATAGCACCAGTTAGTACTATCATCAAAATTAATTGTAACCTCTTTCCCTGCTGCCGCTCCTGCCAAAGCTGCACTAAACATCAATTTTAGCCCTTGTTGTGTAACACCATTCTCCCCCAGCACCACCCAATGGTGCTTTGGGTCATTACCATTAATACAAGCACTAGAATCGTCATCAAAAGTTACAACAAACCGACCATCCCCGTGAGGGTATACTTTCGTAATCGTTGAAGTAAACCAAACCTCCTCCGCAACTGCAGGAAATGAAAAAACAATTAGAAAAATAAAAGCATTTAACCTTAACATACAACCGCCCTAAACCCAGAAACTAAAAGCCAAAATAATTTACTGAAAAACCCCAACAAAGGCTGCGGGATTACAAGAATTACCGTACGCTCCACACCTTGACCATTTACCTACCAAAAGCCTATGTATTTACTAAATACAAAGCGAAAAAAATAACAACGCCTTGTCAGTTTTACTATATAGTTAAAGACTGCTCGCAAAATGCTAGCACCTTGCGAGTACAGCCCTCAATATTTAACAAACAATCTATTTATATAACAGGTGCTACTGCTACCATCAAAATTAATTCGAACTTCCTTCCCTGCTGCAGCTCCCGCTAAAGCCGCACTAAACATCAGGTTTAACCCTACCTCAGTCACACCATTCTCCCCAACTTTTACCCGATGGTACTTGGGGTCAATACCGCTTGGACAGCCGGGAGAGTCGTCGGCAAAAGTTATAACGAAATGACCATCTCCATGGGGATATACCCTTGTGATCGTTGAAGTAAACCAAACTTCCTCCGCAACAGCAGAAAAAGAAAGTAAAAACAAGCAAATAAAAGCTTTAAGCCTTAACACACTATCACCCTAAACTTACTAAATAAAACTAAAACAATTTACTTAAAGATTTCAATAAAGGCCGCGCGATTGCAAACTGAAGAGTCCTCATAGCTATATATAGAAACTTTTTTACCAGTGGTCAGCGCAGTAAGGGCAGCAGCGTAAGCCCGACTATGAATCTCCTCATTATTCCCTGCATTACCTGCCACTGATAACGGAAAGGTTATGGACTCACCGCTACACAAGCCATTACCATTAGCAGTCTTCACCGTAAACGACATACCATTTGCTGCGGTATTTGCGACTGCCGTAATCTCGACACTTTGGGCTATATATCCACCGGAAGCCCAACCATTTACCGAACACAGGGCGAAAAATTATAGCAACGCCTTCTTCATCACAATATTTCCTTTTTCTAAAGTTTCAACTTAAATAAAAATTTTTGCATACTACCACCATTCCCAGCACATTTATATCAATTAAGATTTATTGAACTCTAAACAACACCGTCGATTTAGCAGTAATTAGATAGACCCACTATCAATCTGCGCGGTGATACAAGCTCATTAGAATAATATACTAAGAAAGCCAGCAGGTATTCATACATCGCACCCAGGAACCATAAATGGAGAGCACATCTATATCCTGGGAGAAGCATAGAATTTATACCCACAATAGCTCCTCCTATACAACGACTGGCAAACCCAATTCTATTTGTGTGGCAATCTCGGAAAGGCAGGTAAAGATCCCCGACCGCCTGTTGGTAACGAGCGTCTAGGTATGCATAAATGATTATCCTTTCAGCTGGATCACTACTTGGAACTGGTGAACTGGAGTGGTCGACATTTAGCCCCAGAAAGCGCGGCACCATTTATGGAAATACTCCCCCTACTCTTAAACGGCTAGGCATCTCACCAAAGCACCGGCCCTAACCCAGCCGAAACTTTGAAAGCCGCTTCAAACGCCTAGCGGGAACAGCAGGAGCTGTTCGACAAGACTGGATCCTTTTCGATAAACGCTGAGCACAAAGTATAAACGATTGCCGGTGCTCCCTTTCTAGCACACCCTATTAATTTACACCCAACACCCTAACACTACCCCCTTCCGTTTTGATCCAACCCCTCCATTTCAAGCCT
This DNA window, taken from Microbulbifer sp. MKSA007, encodes the following:
- a CDS encoding M91 family zinc metallopeptidase, whose amino-acid sequence is MGLCIDSSNITFITQVRAALNTLVGGVGTALTYTQERYRTGGRHVLRITEGVGILTAAGLRANSTTLLRRLITSRHDTRITEHHALGFRPDQWLMDQVWSGFKSYLPLVSPDRGFMAKVMSSGSSGVVMWNNTALQTANLANNGTVAMGNCPSYITLAHELVHADRCNRGRYLSGSANSTFLADERQAPMGRVLRQQNAPLTMARIANGGLNIVYNNITIPNRNNLISTRTSGWIWVGGSMELREEIATVGLSDDDGNVPTDPLAINENMIRAEHGVAQRMKYGQIRNLN
- a CDS encoding SirB2 family protein — protein: MIDYALIKHVHMTAAALSILLFTIRVGLEFSHNTGWRNGPLRWVPHLNDTLLLAAAAGLVVLGSWNPGTSPWLGAKVALVFGYIIAGVFALRPNFSKPIRITACVLAFLQVVAIFYLAMHKPSL
- a CDS encoding alanine/glycine:cation symporter family protein yields the protein MQDFLDHFTTLIEWANLLAWGGVGGIWWLGILILGLLPAGLYFSIRTRFIQFRHFGHMVKVMIRGIHKENENSVTAFQAFATSAAARIGTGNIAGVAVAITAGGPGAVFWMWLVALLGMATSLVENTLAQTYKERGDVPGAFRGGPAYYIEKGLGPQWKWLSLTFSVFLMICYGFTFNAVQSNTMAAALYGAWGVSPLWVGFFIALFAGIIVFGGIRSIARFAGIVVPFMAIGYLLVAFYVLVANIAELPGVLLEILANAFGFQEAGAGAFGAAVANGIKRGLFSNEAGLGSSPNVAAAADVKHPMVQGYVQMASVFLDTIIICTSTAAIILVADVFMVGNLEGVELVQDALASEVGTWGSSFIATALMFFAFTSIIGNYYYGETNIYYLYHTRTSILCYRLLFLMFVLFGAWVADTGSAENFVFLWRMADVSMGFMASANLIAILLLSGVAFKVMADYESQLSSGVREPVFNGSKFKIKGIEHDVWG
- a CDS encoding response regulator receiver protein — encoded protein: MLRLNAFIFLIVFSFPAVAEEVWFTSTITKVYPHGDGRFVVTFDDDSSACINGNDPKHHWVVLGENGVTQQGLKLMFSAALAGAAAGKEVTINFDDSTNWCYISRLFVRY
- a CDS encoding response regulator receiver protein: MLRLKAFICLFLLSFSAVAEEVWFTSTITRVYPHGDGHFVITFADDSPGCPSGIDPKYHRVKVGENGVTEVGLNLMFSAALAGAAAGKEVRINFDGSSSTCYINRLFVKY
- a CDS encoding DUF5992 family protein; this encodes MCSVNGWASGGYIAQSVEITAVANTAANGMSFTVKTANGNGLCSGESITFPLSVAGNAGNNEEIHSRAYAAALTALTTGKKVSIYSYEDSSVCNRAAFIEIFK